A stretch of the Geovibrio thiophilus genome encodes the following:
- a CDS encoding DUF4911 domain-containing protein, with amino-acid sequence MTRTVKVKCHIDKHNILLVNSLVDSYEGLGIVRTLDSAKGNVVIYSTDTVYEKLLRVLEELNKSGIGITDVRTEFSEDVDNW; translated from the coding sequence ATGACCCGTACCGTAAAAGTTAAGTGTCATATTGATAAGCACAACATCCTGCTGGTGAACAGCCTTGTGGATTCTTACGAGGGGCTGGGAATTGTCCGCACTCTGGACAGCGCCAAGGGGAATGTGGTTATCTATTCTACTGACACTGTTTATGAAAAACTGCTCAGGGTACTGGAAGAACTGAACAAATCAGGCATCGGCATTACCGATGTCAGGACTGAATTCAGTGAGGATGTTGATAATTGGTAA
- a CDS encoding DUF502 domain-containing protein produces MKKFRIFLRNAFIAGILSCLPIVVTVWFLRFVFEKFSGFLLPYFDMFVVRYDLIIPRYIMESFSFVVILLAILCIGFVAKHYVGKKFFNLLEAFVSKIPFAKSVYGIMRQIVDTFQNAGGNNFKKVVLVEYPRKGIYSMGFITKDASDFFTKATGQDCVSVFIPTTPNPTSGFVLIIPKCELIELKIPVEEGVKYIISAGILEPFDKDYRPDSENVS; encoded by the coding sequence ATGAAAAAATTCAGAATATTTTTGCGCAACGCCTTCATAGCGGGTATTTTATCATGCTTACCCATAGTGGTAACCGTATGGTTTCTTCGCTTCGTATTTGAGAAGTTCTCAGGTTTTCTTCTGCCTTACTTCGATATGTTCGTGGTTAGGTATGATCTGATAATCCCAAGATACATAATGGAATCGTTCTCGTTTGTGGTCATTCTCCTTGCCATTTTGTGCATAGGGTTTGTGGCAAAGCATTATGTCGGTAAAAAGTTTTTTAACCTGCTTGAGGCTTTTGTATCCAAAATTCCTTTCGCAAAAAGCGTGTACGGAATTATGCGTCAGATTGTGGATACTTTCCAGAATGCGGGCGGGAACAACTTCAAGAAAGTCGTACTTGTGGAATATCCCCGTAAAGGGATATACAGCATGGGTTTTATCACCAAAGACGCTTCCGATTTTTTCACAAAGGCAACAGGGCAGGACTGTGTGAGCGTGTTCATCCCCACCACTCCGAACCCTACTTCCGGTTTTGTGCTTATTATTCCTAAATGTGAGCTTATCGAACTGAAAATTCCCGTTGAAGAAGGTGTAAAATATATTATTTCCGCCGGAATACTGGAACCCTTTGACAAAGATTACAGACCGGATTCTGAAAATGTATCTTAA
- a CDS encoding 3'-5' exoribonuclease YhaM family protein: MELTLKKDFMLTDINKNVTRDGKPFLRLVLNDSEGTRHNGIMFDSSRLAFEPSGGDVVTVEGVLQQYAGQTQLKITMMEKKENADPSLFLPTSGLDADKLLKELKDLLDERVKTDYLKTFINLFFSDEKVVDKFKKSPAAKAVHHAYVNGLLEHTLSVAKLAVLMGDYYGEKANTEHLLFGALFHDMGKIVELDSKLGFDYTDSGKLLGHLIQGIMLFRNLADKIEGFPEEVKDLVCHMIASHHGFLEFGSPKKPKTIEALILHHIDDIDAKINTFSSIFNKDEVQEAGWSGYDRLLERQIFKHGYKEEQ; encoded by the coding sequence ATGGAACTTACTCTTAAGAAAGACTTTATGCTCACTGACATAAACAAGAATGTGACAAGAGACGGCAAACCCTTCCTTCGTCTTGTGCTGAACGACAGTGAAGGAACGAGACACAACGGTATCATGTTTGACAGCAGCAGACTGGCTTTTGAGCCGTCAGGCGGTGACGTGGTTACTGTGGAGGGCGTTCTTCAGCAGTACGCAGGGCAGACTCAGCTTAAAATCACCATGATGGAAAAAAAGGAGAATGCTGATCCGTCACTCTTTCTTCCCACAAGCGGGCTTGATGCTGACAAGCTGCTGAAGGAACTTAAGGATCTTCTTGACGAGAGGGTTAAGACCGATTATCTGAAAACCTTTATTAATTTGTTTTTCTCAGATGAAAAAGTTGTTGATAAATTTAAGAAAAGTCCTGCCGCGAAGGCGGTTCACCATGCGTATGTCAACGGCTTGCTCGAACACACTCTGAGTGTCGCCAAGCTTGCCGTACTGATGGGCGATTATTACGGTGAAAAGGCAAACACTGAGCATCTGCTTTTCGGGGCGCTTTTTCATGACATGGGTAAAATAGTTGAGCTTGATTCCAAGCTTGGCTTCGACTATACGGACAGCGGGAAACTTCTCGGGCATCTTATTCAGGGAATTATGCTTTTCAGAAACCTTGCCGATAAGATTGAGGGCTTTCCCGAAGAGGTTAAGGATCTCGTGTGTCACATGATAGCAAGCCATCACGGTTTCCTTGAATTCGGATCCCCAAAAAAGCCCAAGACTATCGAAGCACTTATTCTTCATCACATTGATGATATAGATGCCAAAATAAACACCTTCTCCTCAATCTTCAACAAGGACGAGGTTCAGGAGGCAGGCTGGAGCGGTTACGACAGGCTGCTTGAACGTCAGATTTTTAAGCACGGCTATAAAGAGGAACAATAG
- a CDS encoding riboflavin synthase — translation MFTGIIEETGKIDALNIKGNSAVIRIRCSKVLDGSKIGDSIAVNGVCLTATEIDGGSFSADISYETLKRTSLAGVSAGTRVNLERALTLSTRLGGHIVSGHVDGLGTVDSVTPKGDSYVLRIRFPEAMDKYIAEKGSVSVDGISLTVAWVNGLTFDVAVIPHTFKETVLSDKRRGDKVNLEADVIARYLEKLMKKEAKGITSLLDML, via the coding sequence ATGTTCACGGGGATTATAGAGGAAACAGGGAAGATCGATGCCCTGAACATAAAAGGAAATTCCGCCGTAATCAGAATCAGGTGCTCTAAGGTGCTTGACGGCTCGAAAATCGGCGATTCCATAGCGGTAAACGGTGTATGCCTCACCGCGACTGAGATCGATGGCGGCAGCTTCAGTGCGGATATATCGTATGAAACGCTGAAACGCACTTCTCTGGCGGGGGTCTCCGCCGGAACCCGTGTTAATCTTGAGCGGGCACTCACTCTTTCCACCCGTCTCGGCGGGCATATAGTCAGCGGACATGTGGACGGGCTCGGAACAGTGGATTCAGTGACTCCGAAAGGTGATTCCTATGTGCTGCGGATAAGGTTCCCCGAAGCGATGGATAAATATATAGCCGAAAAGGGCTCCGTTTCCGTGGACGGGATAAGCCTTACTGTAGCGTGGGTTAACGGGCTTACGTTTGATGTGGCGGTGATTCCGCACACCTTTAAGGAGACTGTCCTCTCTGATAAACGAAGGGGCGACAAAGTAAACCTTGAAGCGGACGTTATAGCACGCTATCTTGAGAAGCTGATGAAAAAAGAAGCCAAAGGAATAACTTCGCTTTTGGATATGCTGTAA
- a CDS encoding type IV pilus twitching motility protein PilT: protein MYSLQELLSKMVELDASDMHITVGTPPTYRVSGDLVRIEGEPMKPNETKQLCYSILTEAQKQRLEEDWELDLSFGLKGVSRFRANFFMQRGAIAAAFRRIPYKILTFEDLHLPAVVKSLCDKPRGMILVTGPTGSGKSTTLASMVDKINTEEPVHIVTVEDPIEYVHVHKKATVNQRELHADTKSFRNALKYILRQDPDVVLIGEMRDLETIEAALTVSETGHLTFGTLHTNSAVQTINRIIDVFPPHQQPQIRAQLSFVLEGVISQQLIQRADGKGRVMCCEVMVPNSAIRNLIREDKLHQVYSMMQSGQSEHGMQTMSQSLFDNYSRGLITYEDAVNRAVYPDEVRQLIDRAGGPRKRR from the coding sequence ATGTACAGCCTTCAGGAACTTCTTTCCAAAATGGTGGAGCTTGACGCCAGCGATATGCACATAACAGTGGGCACTCCGCCCACATACCGTGTCAGCGGTGACCTTGTCAGAATCGAAGGCGAGCCAATGAAGCCGAATGAGACAAAGCAGCTCTGCTACAGCATCCTCACCGAAGCGCAGAAGCAGAGACTTGAGGAAGACTGGGAGCTTGACTTATCCTTCGGGCTCAAGGGTGTCAGCCGCTTCAGAGCGAATTTTTTCATGCAGAGGGGCGCGATAGCCGCCGCTTTCCGCCGGATTCCATATAAAATACTCACATTTGAAGACCTTCATCTCCCCGCTGTGGTGAAATCTCTCTGCGATAAGCCCAGAGGGATGATTCTTGTTACAGGTCCCACGGGCAGCGGTAAATCAACCACTCTGGCATCAATGGTCGACAAGATAAACACGGAAGAGCCCGTGCATATAGTGACAGTGGAAGACCCTATAGAGTATGTGCATGTCCATAAAAAGGCAACTGTGAACCAGAGGGAGCTTCATGCGGATACGAAATCCTTCCGCAATGCCCTTAAGTATATTCTCCGTCAGGATCCGGACGTTGTTCTCATAGGTGAGATGAGAGACCTTGAAACCATCGAAGCCGCTCTCACCGTTTCGGAGACAGGTCACCTCACCTTCGGAACGCTCCACACCAACAGTGCCGTACAGACAATCAACCGTATTATAGATGTTTTCCCGCCGCATCAGCAGCCGCAGATAAGGGCGCAGCTCTCTTTCGTTCTTGAGGGGGTTATTTCCCAACAGCTTATTCAGAGGGCAGACGGCAAAGGGCGTGTCATGTGCTGCGAGGTTATGGTTCCCAACTCCGCCATACGCAACCTGATAAGGGAGGACAAGCTTCATCAGGTTTACTCCATGATGCAGTCCGGTCAGTCCGAACACGGCATGCAGACCATGAGTCAGTCGCTGTTTGACAACTACAGCAGAGGGCTTATCACATATGAAGACGCGGTTAACCGCGCCGTTTACCCTGATGAGGTAAGGCAGCTTATCGACAGGGCAGGCGGACCCAGAAAGAGAAGGTAG
- a CDS encoding TldD/PmbA family protein has product MVKTPDYTRILKKLASCGDYADIFIESSFRRIIVFEDGKIDTLSSEDDSGVGLRLIRNGRTFYGYTNSSDPAVLNEIADGLTALGAKGAERTLDFTCSAPVYAFERPCETIALQDKIKIAETVSRSAYGDKRVVQVRAFYGDVFRDVRIINSIGDDKTKKLSYITIYANAVAKDGDDLQTGYESFGGVFGAEGLDCFDAETVGKEALRKAMNNLEADYAPAGRMPVVLASKAGGTMVHEAVGHGLEADLAEEGMSVYEDKTGTQVANRIISVIDDGTLKPKRGYIPFDDEGTDARRNVLIENGILKSYMRDRLYALKNGGTPTGNGRRESYRHKPIVRMTNTFISSGSTKPEEIIKSVDNGIYVADMGGGQVNTVNGDFVFEVTEGYIIKNGQIDRPVKNATLMGNGPEVMQSIDMTGSDLGFGIGTCGKGGQGVPVSDAQPTLRIPLITVGGK; this is encoded by the coding sequence TTGGTAAAAACTCCGGACTACACCCGCATACTTAAAAAACTCGCTTCATGCGGGGATTATGCGGATATTTTCATAGAAAGCTCCTTCAGACGCATAATCGTATTTGAGGACGGCAAGATAGACACGCTCTCCTCTGAAGATGATTCAGGCGTGGGGCTCAGGCTGATCAGAAACGGCAGAACATTCTACGGATACACCAACTCATCCGATCCCGCCGTGCTGAATGAGATTGCAGACGGGCTTACCGCTCTGGGCGCAAAAGGCGCAGAGCGCACGCTGGACTTTACCTGCTCTGCCCCTGTTTACGCATTTGAGAGACCATGCGAGACTATAGCCTTGCAGGATAAGATAAAAATAGCCGAAACCGTAAGCAGGTCCGCTTACGGGGACAAGAGAGTCGTTCAGGTGCGCGCTTTCTACGGCGATGTTTTCAGGGACGTGCGGATCATCAACTCTATCGGTGATGATAAAACCAAAAAGCTTTCATACATAACTATATACGCAAACGCAGTCGCCAAGGACGGAGACGATCTTCAAACGGGATACGAATCTTTCGGCGGTGTTTTCGGTGCTGAGGGTCTGGACTGTTTTGATGCGGAGACAGTAGGGAAGGAAGCTCTGAGAAAAGCCATGAACAACCTTGAGGCTGATTACGCTCCGGCAGGGAGAATGCCCGTTGTGCTTGCTTCAAAGGCGGGCGGAACGATGGTTCATGAGGCTGTGGGGCACGGGCTTGAGGCTGATCTGGCGGAAGAGGGCATGAGCGTTTACGAAGATAAAACAGGCACTCAGGTGGCGAATCGGATCATCAGCGTGATAGACGACGGAACCCTCAAGCCTAAACGGGGCTATATTCCCTTTGATGATGAAGGAACTGATGCCCGCAGGAATGTACTCATCGAAAACGGCATACTGAAAAGCTATATGCGTGACAGGCTGTACGCTCTCAAAAACGGCGGAACTCCCACAGGAAACGGCAGGCGTGAAAGTTACAGACATAAACCCATAGTGCGCATGACAAACACATTCATTTCTTCCGGAAGCACCAAGCCGGAAGAGATAATAAAATCCGTGGACAACGGAATTTATGTGGCGGATATGGGCGGCGGACAGGTAAACACAGTCAACGGGGACTTCGTTTTTGAGGTAACCGAAGGCTATATTATAAAAAACGGACAAATAGACAGACCGGTCAAAAACGCCACTCTCATGGGCAACGGACCGGAAGTGATGCAGAGTATCGATATGACGGGAAGCGACCTCGGCTTCGGGATCGGAACCTGCGGCAAGGGCGGGCAGGGCGTACCTGTTTCCGATGCTCAGCCGACTCTGCGTATTCCTTTGATAACTGTAGGCGGTAAATAA
- the aroE gene encoding shikimate dehydrogenase yields the protein MYLNLGLIGNPLSHSLSPSLHSRFLVSAGINGGYVCLETPSRDNLAEVFETLKQFKFRGVNVTVPYKEDVISFMDELDPLADELGAVNTILFDNGQKKGFNTDVYGFSETLTENGLDFTDSKVLMLGCGGAAKAVLCCLKDFRNIKLTVVNRDTAKAERILKFLNFDNAEICDYNYISREAVYDAVINATSLGLDGSSFTDMSRIKCASAAIDLQYKPWVTPFLKCYETSGCKKINGFSMLVHQAHKAFEIWTGKKAFIDMKELIKLSGAAN from the coding sequence ATGTATCTTAATCTGGGTTTGATCGGAAATCCTTTATCACACTCCCTTTCGCCCTCCCTCCACTCCCGATTTCTTGTATCCGCCGGAATAAACGGCGGATATGTCTGCCTTGAGACACCTTCGAGGGATAATCTTGCAGAGGTCTTTGAAACTCTGAAACAGTTCAAATTCAGGGGAGTCAATGTCACTGTTCCGTACAAAGAGGACGTCATAAGCTTTATGGATGAGCTTGATCCGCTTGCGGACGAACTCGGAGCCGTGAATACGATCCTTTTTGATAACGGACAAAAAAAAGGGTTCAATACCGATGTTTACGGTTTTTCGGAAACCCTGACAGAAAACGGACTTGATTTTACAGACTCAAAAGTGCTCATGCTGGGCTGCGGTGGTGCTGCGAAGGCTGTTCTCTGCTGTTTAAAAGATTTCAGAAACATTAAACTTACCGTTGTTAACAGAGACACGGCAAAAGCGGAAAGAATTTTGAAATTTCTTAATTTTGACAATGCAGAAATATGTGATTATAATTACATCAGCAGGGAAGCCGTATACGATGCAGTCATTAACGCCACTTCCCTCGGACTGGACGGTTCGTCTTTCACCGACATGAGCAGGATAAAATGCGCATCGGCGGCAATTGACCTCCAGTACAAACCGTGGGTTACCCCGTTTCTGAAATGTTATGAAACCAGCGGGTGTAAAAAGATAAACGGGTTTTCCATGCTGGTGCATCAGGCGCATAAGGCGTTTGAGATATGGACGGGCAAAAAAGCCTTTATAGATATGAAGGAACTAATAAAACTGAGCGGAGCCGCTAATTGA
- the ribH gene encoding 6,7-dimethyl-8-ribityllumazine synthase, with translation MKPIEGKYDGKGLKFAIVASRFNDFITQALIGGAVDALVRHNTAESDIAVFKVPGAFEIPFVAQKLALTKKYDAVITLGAVIRGATPHFDFVAAEVSKGVAKVSLDTGVPVIFGVLTTDTIEQAVERAGTKSGNKGADCAMGALELVNLIKDNQLG, from the coding sequence ATCAAACCGATAGAAGGAAAATATGACGGCAAAGGATTAAAATTTGCCATAGTCGCTTCCCGTTTCAATGATTTCATCACTCAGGCGCTCATAGGCGGCGCTGTTGACGCTCTTGTGAGGCACAACACAGCCGAAAGCGACATTGCTGTGTTCAAAGTTCCCGGCGCTTTTGAGATCCCCTTTGTGGCTCAGAAGCTTGCGCTCACCAAAAAGTATGACGCTGTTATCACTCTCGGAGCTGTTATCAGGGGCGCTACGCCTCATTTTGACTTTGTTGCGGCAGAAGTTTCCAAGGGTGTTGCCAAGGTTTCTCTTGATACGGGTGTGCCTGTTATCTTCGGTGTACTTACGACAGATACCATAGAGCAGGCTGTGGAAAGAGCCGGAACAAAAAGCGGCAACAAAGGCGCTGACTGTGCCATGGGAGCCCTTGAGCTTGTTAATCTCATAAAGGACAACCAACTTGGCTGA
- a CDS encoding bifunctional 3,4-dihydroxy-2-butanone-4-phosphate synthase/GTP cyclohydrolase II — protein MKYKNLATIDAAIEDLKQGKMIILVDDEDRENEGDLVLAAEYVTPEAINFMAKFGRGLICLAMTEDRCDRLGLNLMVGGDGNTARFGTAFTVSIEAKEGLTTGISAFDRSHTVKVAIDDKSTSKDLARPGHVFPLRARQGGVLVRAGQTEGSVDLMKAAGLKPAGVICEIMNDDGTMARMPQLDEFAGVHGLKIITIADLISYRMEHEKLIEETNVARLPTHAGEFNILGFRSVADGQEAVVLMKGDVTTDEPVLVRVHSQCLTGDVFGSRRCDCASQLHEAMDLVEEKGRGVVLYLFQEGRGIGILNKINAYHLQDEGLDTIEANIHLGFNEDLRDYGFGAQILRHLGIKEIRLITNNPKKMRCLSGYGLEVVERVGTHSDLNPENEKYLFTKKDKMGHKLDL, from the coding sequence ATGAAATATAAAAACTTAGCTACAATAGACGCGGCTATTGAAGATCTCAAACAGGGTAAAATGATTATCCTTGTGGATGATGAGGACAGGGAGAACGAAGGCGACCTTGTTCTGGCTGCGGAATATGTGACTCCGGAAGCCATAAACTTTATGGCGAAATTCGGACGCGGGCTCATCTGCCTCGCCATGACAGAAGACCGCTGCGACAGACTGGGGCTTAACCTTATGGTGGGCGGTGACGGCAATACAGCCCGTTTCGGAACGGCGTTCACCGTGTCAATCGAAGCGAAGGAAGGCTTAACCACAGGTATTTCCGCTTTCGACAGGTCACACACTGTAAAAGTCGCAATAGATGATAAGTCCACATCAAAAGACCTCGCCAGACCCGGTCATGTTTTCCCTCTGAGGGCAAGGCAGGGGGGCGTGCTTGTCCGTGCCGGACAGACGGAAGGCTCCGTTGACCTGATGAAGGCGGCTGGACTTAAGCCCGCAGGCGTGATCTGCGAGATAATGAACGATGACGGCACAATGGCAAGAATGCCTCAGCTTGACGAATTTGCCGGAGTACACGGACTTAAGATAATCACTATAGCCGATCTCATATCATACAGAATGGAGCACGAAAAGCTTATCGAAGAAACAAATGTCGCAAGGCTTCCCACCCATGCCGGCGAATTTAATATTCTCGGCTTCAGGAGCGTTGCCGACGGTCAGGAGGCGGTTGTCCTTATGAAAGGGGATGTAACCACCGATGAGCCCGTGCTCGTGCGTGTGCATTCACAGTGCCTTACTGGGGATGTTTTCGGCTCCAGAAGATGCGACTGCGCCTCACAGCTTCATGAGGCTATGGATCTTGTGGAAGAAAAAGGGCGCGGCGTTGTTCTCTACCTGTTTCAGGAAGGACGGGGGATAGGCATCCTTAACAAAATCAACGCTTACCATCTTCAGGATGAAGGGCTTGACACCATAGAGGCAAATATTCATCTGGGCTTCAATGAAGATTTGCGTGACTACGGTTTCGGCGCACAGATTCTCAGACATCTGGGAATCAAGGAGATCCGTCTGATCACCAACAATCCCAAGAAGATGCGCTGCCTCTCCGGTTACGGGCTTGAAGTGGTGGAAAGGGTGGGCACCCACAGCGACCTCAACCCCGAAAACGAAAAATATCTGTTTACTAAAAAGGATAAAATGGGGCATAAACTGGATTTGTGA
- the nusB gene encoding transcription antitermination factor NusB — protein sequence MADKSGRTKAREYAFQMMYRYSMTGEAPTQIPLTFWQPLGIIETDVKEFAESLFRGAASKAADSDAMIVKFLKNGWTFDRMGEIEKNIMRVAMFELLDGKSPYFAILDDFVTLTKKFGDETAAGLVNGILDNVRKTYSLSAGENE from the coding sequence TTGGCTGATAAATCAGGACGTACAAAGGCGCGCGAATACGCATTTCAGATGATGTACCGCTACAGCATGACAGGCGAAGCCCCCACTCAGATACCGCTGACCTTCTGGCAGCCTCTGGGAATAATCGAAACCGATGTGAAGGAATTTGCCGAGTCCTTGTTCCGCGGTGCCGCCTCAAAAGCGGCGGACAGCGACGCCATGATTGTAAAATTTCTCAAAAACGGCTGGACATTCGATCGCATGGGCGAAATAGAGAAGAACATAATGCGTGTCGCCATGTTTGAGCTTCTGGACGGCAAATCCCCGTATTTCGCGATTCTGGATGATTTTGTCACCCTCACCAAGAAATTCGGTGATGAAACGGCGGCAGGTCTTGTTAACGGTATTCTGGACAATGTTAGAAAAACCTACAGTCTCTCGGCGGGTGAAAATGAATAA
- the pilB gene encoding type IV-A pilus assembly ATPase PilB: MLIQENLITQEQLEKALEHQVSRGGRLGTILIEFGYVDELSIAKLLSRQYGVPYVDISEIEIDQSASDALSTDLCKKYNVVPFSRQGKTLKVAITDPSNAYALEELRFVSGFNMEPYVTVESMMNEFIRRRQEKDEESRTDLMKEIGDFDMDDLEIETVEENSVALEQLRRDIEDTPIVKLVNHIMHEAVKKGASDIHIEPYEKEFRVRLRVDGVLQELLNPPKSIKDAVISRIKILADLDIAERRLPQDGRIKLKLGKASIDMRVSTLPVLFGEKVVIRLLDKSNLQLDMEKLGFERESLDRLIKAIESPYGMVLVTGPTGSGKSTTLYSALSRLNKEDVNIMTAEDPVEYNLFGVNQVQMKDEIGLNFAASLRSFLRQDPDIIMVGEIRDYETGEIAIKAALTGHLVLSTLHTNDAPSTINRLLNMGIEPFLVASSTNLILAQRLARRICQSCSEEIDLPAEALLSIGFRKEEIGTFKPHKGKGCEKCGGTGYKGRVAFYEVMEITENIRECILRGANAGEIKRAALNDGMISLRRSGLEKIKSGITTVEEVVRVTFTD, encoded by the coding sequence ATGCTAATTCAGGAAAATCTGATTACTCAGGAGCAGCTTGAGAAGGCTCTTGAGCATCAGGTCAGCAGAGGCGGCAGGCTCGGTACAATCCTTATTGAATTCGGCTATGTGGACGAGCTCTCCATAGCAAAGCTTCTCAGCCGGCAATACGGTGTTCCTTATGTAGACATTTCCGAAATAGAAATAGATCAGTCCGCTTCGGACGCTCTCTCAACAGACCTCTGCAAAAAATACAATGTCGTGCCCTTTTCCAGACAGGGCAAAACTCTCAAAGTTGCCATAACCGACCCTTCCAACGCATACGCCCTTGAGGAGCTGCGTTTTGTCTCCGGCTTCAACATGGAACCTTACGTAACTGTGGAATCCATGATGAACGAGTTCATCCGCAGGCGTCAGGAGAAGGATGAGGAGAGCAGAACCGACCTGATGAAGGAGATCGGCGATTTTGATATGGACGATCTCGAAATTGAGACTGTGGAGGAGAACAGCGTAGCCCTTGAGCAGCTCCGCAGAGATATAGAAGACACCCCCATAGTCAAGCTTGTAAACCACATCATGCACGAGGCTGTGAAAAAGGGCGCTTCGGATATTCACATAGAGCCTTACGAGAAGGAGTTCCGTGTCCGGCTCAGGGTGGACGGTGTTCTTCAGGAGCTGCTGAACCCGCCGAAGAGCATTAAGGACGCTGTGATTTCCCGTATCAAAATTCTCGCCGACCTTGACATAGCCGAACGCAGACTTCCGCAGGACGGACGTATCAAGCTGAAATTAGGTAAAGCCTCTATCGATATGAGGGTTTCGACCCTGCCTGTTCTCTTCGGTGAGAAGGTGGTTATACGTCTTCTGGATAAAAGCAATCTTCAGCTTGATATGGAGAAGCTCGGTTTTGAAAGGGAATCTCTGGACAGGCTGATAAAAGCCATAGAAAGCCCATACGGTATGGTTCTGGTGACAGGACCCACGGGCAGCGGCAAGTCAACCACGCTTTATTCGGCACTGAGCCGGCTTAACAAGGAAGATGTTAATATCATGACTGCGGAAGATCCGGTGGAATATAACCTTTTCGGCGTGAATCAGGTTCAGATGAAGGATGAGATAGGACTCAACTTCGCCGCGTCCCTGCGATCTTTCCTCCGTCAGGACCCCGACATAATCATGGTTGGTGAGATAAGGGACTATGAAACAGGTGAGATAGCTATCAAGGCGGCGCTCACCGGTCACCTCGTTCTCTCCACGCTCCACACGAATGATGCTCCCAGCACGATAAACAGACTGCTCAACATGGGTATAGAGCCCTTCCTTGTGGCTTCATCCACAAACCTTATACTTGCGCAGAGGCTTGCCAGAAGGATATGCCAGTCATGCTCAGAGGAGATCGATCTGCCTGCGGAAGCGCTCCTCAGCATAGGATTCAGAAAGGAAGAGATAGGAACCTTTAAACCGCACAAGGGCAAAGGCTGTGAAAAATGCGGCGGAACAGGCTACAAGGGCAGGGTGGCGTTTTACGAGGTCATGGAAATTACCGAGAATATCCGTGAATGTATTCTCCGCGGAGCAAATGCGGGCGAAATTAAACGGGCGGCGCTTAATGACGGTATGATATCATTAAGACGCAGCGGTCTTGAAAAGATAAAGAGCGGCATAACCACGGTGGAAGAGGTGGTGCGAGTCACCTTCACCGACTGA